The DNA segment TACCACCACATGCTTTCCAAACCAGTTGCATTCCTTTTTAACCTTGTCAAGGAAGTCAGTGGTAATTGTGCATATATACATCGAGACTGGTTCACATCGACCCGATATGGAGGAGGTCTTTTCAATCTTGAAGTCCTCAACAGTAGGGCACCCTACCAGAACGATATCCTCAAGGGGATATTCAGTCGCAACTCCATCGCCGACAGGCCTCGACGAGGAGGTGGTATCCTTTTGCGGTACGGTCTTAGAAGTTTTCGCCattataaaaggaaaaagaagtatGGTGGTATGAGGTTCGCTTAAAATTCAAGAGATTTGGGAACAAGAGTTGCAAAGCAAAGAGATTTCTGAAGAGAAGCAAGAATGAGGGAAATTTTGAGCGTAAAGTTTGAGTTGAAGAAGGTGACGGTATTTATAACTTGCTGGTGGCGGTTCAGAATCGGTAGTGACCGACTAGCAACTGACAGACATTTAATGCCTCGGTAACCGAACCGATAGGACGTTTCAGTATCCACTTATCGCTGACGTCATAGTCGGGCTCATCGCTTATGTCATGGCCCATCGAAACGGGATTGGAAAGTTCATATGGTTTCTCGTCATCTTCTCTccgagaaacgaggggactatctgtatacggtcaaaattggGTTTGCCCTTTTTGTATGACTAACATAACAGGGCATGGTTCGACCTCGTGTTATATTGAACCATGAAGCAAAGTTAGATTGCCGAGCTCGTGACCCAGAGACCGATCAGGCCTTCGAGATCGGCCAAGATCGAGACCGAGCGAGATAAAGATCGAGCGGGATCCAGGGAAGTTTGCTGAGCCAAGTAATGGAAAGCCGAAATATCCTCAATCGGGCGAGGATCACGGCGGAAATATCGacacgtatcaagaagaggccgattaattagctAATCAGGAGATTTCTTACTATATTTTGAATTGTATCAAGAGTAGGACTCCTCTACAATATAAAGGtggtctgatcatttgtaaaatACATTATATTCACGCAATATATAGCAATATACTACCTTTCTTTAGTTTTCATTATCTTGCTACTTCGGTGAAACTTCACTTGGTTCAAGAGACATCGAACTCGAGGGCCAGACTATTTGATTCGTTGGGTTTGCATTTATTTCTTTTACAGTAAATTTCGATATTAATATATATCTTCTTCATTTGTGACACGTTAtattacgtatccttaaaaccacatataaattcaattgttattcaattttagggtaaacaagaTGTGATGTAGGCAGCTACTCTAATGCAAGCATCAGTGGCGTAAATTGGAGTTCTAATTCTAAATCTAGAAAACTTTTTTAGAGGACTTAGGACATTAagcatagtatatatatatatatatatatatatatatatatatatatatatatatatatatatatatatatattatgagaTTTTGATGACCAGTTAATTGATTGGTTATGGTTCATCATCTACATCTCATCTTAAATCTGTGGACCACTGTGGTGTACCACTTCTTGTCCATAGAATTGTCAGTCTGCTTTTCTTTTGGTGGCTATGGCACTATTGTATAAGGGATCCACTCCCTGTCTGCATCTTAGGTTCCATCATTGAGCATTATGAGTACTTAAAAGCATAGACATCGATCGACAGATTAAACTGTTGATTAATAAGAagctttttccaaaattaaagaCGAAAACTACAAGTCTAGAACTAAAGCAATTTTGATAATGATAGATGGAGAATTATCAAAAGACAGCTAGATATGATTAAAGAAGGGTACAGAGTTGAACTTGTTGAAAGCTTCCAATAATATACCAGTTTGGTACATAGTGAAATTATGGACAAAGTGATGGACAAGTTGGAACTAAGGGAATTCTTTGGCTTCCCATACCTAGCACTCCTCTATATAAGTAAGTTAgcttatgtttaaaaaaaaatccttCTTCAGTGTATTACTCAACATGGCAAATCATATTACCTTGTGTATTTGgttgcttttcttctttatttctataATTTCACTAGCAAAGTCAGAAACATATATCATTCATATGGATTTTTCAGCCATGCCAAAAGCTTTTTCTAGCCATCATAATTGGTACTTGACAACACTTTCTTCTGTATCAGACAGCAGTACAAATTACAAAGACTTCTTGTCCTCAAAACTAGTCTATTCTTATACTAATGCCATACATGGTTTTAGTGCAAGTCTTTCTCCTTCTGAACTTGAAGCCATAAAAAATTCTCCAGGCTATGTTTCTTCAATTAAGGATATTTCAGTTAAAATTGACACAACTCACACATCCCAATTTCTTGGCCTAAACTCTGAGTCTGGTGTATGGCCAACGTCCGAGTATGGTAAAGATATCATAATTGGCTTAGTTGATACTGGAATATGGCCGGAGAGTAAAAGCTATAGTGATGATGGGATTAGTGAAGTACCATCAAGATGGAAAGGAGAATGTGAAAGTGGTACTGAGTTCAATTCCTCTTTGTGTAACAAGAAACTCATTGGCGCTCGTTACTTCAATAAAGGCCTACTTGCCAACAATCCAAATCTTAACATTTCAATGAATTCTGCTAGAGATACCGATGGACATGGAACTCACACTTCTTCTACAGCTGCGGGAAGTTATGTCGAGGGTGCATCTTATTTTGGCTATGCCACTGGCACTGCTATAGGCATAGCACCAAAGGCTCATGTGGCTATGTACAAGGCTCTATGGGAAGAAGGTGTATACTTGTCTGATGTTCTTGCTGCAATTGATCAAGCAATTACAGATGGTGTGGATGTCTTATCCTTGTCTTTAGGCATAGACGCGATTCCACTACACGAAGATCCTGTGGCAATTGCCGCATTTGCTGCATTGGAGAAAGGTATATTTGTTTCCACCTCTGCAGGAAATGAAGGGCCTTATTATGAGACTTTGCACAATGGAACACCTTGGGTGCTAACTGTTGCAGCTGGCACAGTTGACCGCGAATTTATTGGAACATTAACTCTTGGAAATGGAGTTTCAGTCACTGGCTTATCGCTATACCCTGGGAATTCTAGTTCAAGCGAAAGCTCCATTGTCTATGTCGAATGCCAAGATGACAAGGAACTACAGAAAAATGCACATAAATTTGTTGTCTGTCTCGACAAGAATGATTCGGTCGGTGAGCATGTGTACAATGTAAGAAATTCAAAAGTTGCTGGGGCTGTCTTTATAACTAATACAACTGACTTGGAATTCTACCTCCAAAGCGAATTCCCGGCTGTGTTCTTGAACTTACAAGAGGGTGATAAAGTTCTAGAGTACATTAAGAGCAACTCTGCACCTAAAGGAAAACTTGAATTCCAAGTGACACATATTGGTGCTAAACGAGCACCAGAAGTTGCTACCTATAGCTCAAGAGGACCGTCACCGAGTTGTCCAAGTATCCTCAAGCCTGATCTCATGGCTCCTGGTGCCTTAATACTTGCTTCATGGCCACAACAATCACCAGTTACTGATGTTACCTCAGGAAAGCTTTTTAGTAACTTCAATATTATATCTGGTACATCAATGTCATGTCCACATGCTTCTGGTGTAGCAGCACTTCTAAAAGGCGCACACCCTGAATGGAGCCCCGCAGCCATCCGATCTGCCATGATGACCACTTCCAGTGCGTTGGACAACACACAGAGCCCCATCCGAGACATAGGTAATGTTGAACTGTGTGACCATCTCATCTAAAAGTTCGATTCTTTTTCATGGACCAAACACGTGCAAATATTTTATGACTTTTTGGATGGTGTAGAATTTAAGACCTCTTACGTGCTCTATACCATGTTTAACTGTGTAAGCTTAAATTGTTAGAGTGAGCATGCATTTAATTATTTCGTTTTTTATATTTCAACAGGTAGCAGGAATGCTGCTGCTACTCCTCTAGCCATGGGAGCTGGCCATATCGATCCAAACAAGGCATTAGATCCTGGACTTATCTATGATGCGACACCACAAGATTATGTCAATCTTCTCTGTGCTCTGAACTTCACATCCAAACAAATAAAAACCATCACAAGATCCTCATCTTATACTTGCTCCAACCCATCATTGGACTTAAACTATCCATCCTTCATTGGCTTTTTCAATGGGAACAGCAGAGAGTCGGATCCTAAAAGGATTCAAGAATTCAAAAGAACAGTGACAAACTTACAAGATGGTACATCAGTATATACAGCAAATCTCACTCCAATGGGTAAATTTAAAGTTAGTGTTGTACCTGAAAAGTTGGTTTTCAAAGAGAAGTATGAAAAGCTGAGCTACAAGCTTAGAATAGAAGGTCCAATAGTTATGGATGATAATGTGGTTTATGGTTCTTTGAGCTGGGTAGAAACTGGAGGTAAATATGTGGTTAGAAGTCCAATTGTTGCCACAAGCATAAAAGTGGATCCTTTGACAGGACACAACTGATTATTCAATaataaagggcagcccggtgcactaagctcccgctatgcacggggtccggggaagggccggaccacaaggttTTATTGTACGGAGCTTTACCCTGCATTTccgcaagaggttgtttccatggATCTATAACTAATTGTTTTCTAAATGAGATATTGTAACAGACAATTGTGAAATAAACATATATTCTTCCCATTATTTTCGTGCTGTCAGCTAGTGAAAAAGACTGGCAGATTACTTGAGCTTCGGAATCACTCTAACTTATCAAACACCTAACTGAAAATTAGTTGTGAACTTGGACCAGATAAAATTGAATAATTTGAATGTTCACTCATATCTTTACGGAGATTCAGCTTCTCCAACTCCGTTTGTCGACGACTTTTGTCTCTAAACTCCAGGATGATTACAGTATTAACTTCTTTTTACCTTAATGTTTGACTAAAAATGAGCCAAAGTGAAGCTTTAAATTGTTAAATTAAGGGCAGCCCGGTGAAAGAATCATCCCACATTCACGAAGGGTCCGAGGAAGGGCCGCACCctaaggggtgtgatgtagacagtctAACCTAATTCAAGTATCAGACTTGTTCTGTGGCTCGAATTCGTGACCTTCGATTACTTGGAGACAACTTTACCATTGCTCCAATGCTCCTATCCATATCGTTAATGTTACCTATTTTTCAATTCATCTCGCTCTCTTTGCATATAGTTCCTCTAATTCTCATAAAATTGTATCCCTTTCAATCTCACTTCTTTTCTGTTTATCTTCTATTGTGCCATAATTGATGAATATGCATATACTAATAATGTTGTTTAAAGTATGATGTGTTAAAAGTTGGAGAGTAAAATGTATATAGTAAATGGATTGACAGATTAAAAGAATCTGTTTATATTCATGTAAGTGAAAGAATATAAGAATC comes from the Nicotiana sylvestris chromosome 4, ASM39365v2, whole genome shotgun sequence genome and includes:
- the LOC104221674 gene encoding subtilisin-like protease SBT3, which gives rise to MFKKKSFFSVLLNMANHITLCIWLLFFFISIISLAKSETYIIHMDFSAMPKAFSSHHNWYLTTLSSVSDSSTNYKDFLSSKLVYSYTNAIHGFSASLSPSELEAIKNSPGYVSSIKDISVKIDTTHTSQFLGLNSESGVWPTSEYGKDIIIGLVDTGIWPESKSYSDDGISEVPSRWKGECESGTEFNSSLCNKKLIGARYFNKGLLANNPNLNISMNSARDTDGHGTHTSSTAAGSYVEGASYFGYATGTAIGIAPKAHVAMYKALWEEGVYLSDVLAAIDQAITDGVDVLSLSLGIDAIPLHEDPVAIAAFAALEKGIFVSTSAGNEGPYYETLHNGTPWVLTVAAGTVDREFIGTLTLGNGVSVTGLSLYPGNSSSSESSIVYVECQDDKELQKNAHKFVVCLDKNDSVGEHVYNVRNSKVAGAVFITNTTDLEFYLQSEFPAVFLNLQEGDKVLEYIKSNSAPKGKLEFQVTHIGAKRAPEVATYSSRGPSPSCPSILKPDLMAPGALILASWPQQSPVTDVTSGKLFSNFNIISGTSMSCPHASGVAALLKGAHPEWSPAAIRSAMMTTSSALDNTQSPIRDIGSRNAAATPLAMGAGHIDPNKALDPGLIYDATPQDYVNLLCALNFTSKQIKTITRSSSYTCSNPSLDLNYPSFIGFFNGNSRESDPKRIQEFKRTVTNLQDGTSVYTANLTPMGKFKVSVVPEKLVFKEKYEKLSYKLRIEGPIVMDDNVVYGSLSWVETGGKYVVRSPIVATSIKVDPLTGHN